A stretch of DNA from Yoonia sp. G8-12:
TAGGCCACTTTCAGCCCCAGCTTCTTGCCCATTTCGGCGGCGGTGCGTTGCAGGTTCGTTTCGTTCTGGATGATCAGCCAATCGCCTGTTTGCGCCTCGGCCATTGCAGCCTGAAGTGTGACCTGCGGGATTTCGGCGTTAGCACCAGGATGCAGGACAATCGCATTTTCGCCCTGCGGGTCAACCATAATGATTGCTTGGGCGGTTTCAGTGTCTAACACAGCGATATTGCGGGTATCGACGCCATACTCCAGCAGCCGATCTATCGCCCAGCGCCCGTCTTCGCCGACCGCCCCGATGTGGTGGACATGTGCCGCAGCGCGGGCGGCGGCGACTGACATATTGGTACCTTTGCCGCCCAGAAACATCTGGCGGCTATTGGACGATAGCGTTTCACCCGGCGCGGGAATGTGCGGCACGCGATACACGATGTCCGCGTTGATCGAACCAAGGTTCCAAATGGCCATTAGTCAACCTTGCAGGCCGCGATCACGGCCATGTTCAGGATGTCATTTACTGTTGAGACCGTTGAGCAGATCTGGATTGGTTTGCCGATCCCCGACAGAATTGGGCCGATCACGGTGGCGCCTGCCATTTCCTGCATGAGTTTCACCGAGATCGAGGCGGAGTGCCGTGCCGGCACGACCAAGACGTTGGCGGGGCCAGTCAACCGTTGGAAAGGATAGTTTTCCTGTGCTGCGGCGTTCAGCGCCACATCGACGGTCATTTCACCCTCGTATTCAAAGTCAGCTTTGCGATCATCAAGGACTTTGGGCGCTTTGTGCATTTTCTCGGCCCGTTCCGAGACAGGATAGCCAAAGGTTGAGAAGGACAGGAAGGCGACGCGTGGTTCCAAGCCCAGTTCGCGCGCGACCGCAGCACCGCGTTCAGCGATATCGGCAAGGTCGTTTTCATCGGGCCACTCATGCACCAGCGTATCGGTGATCAGGACGATCCGTCCTTTATGCAGAACCGCGGTCACGCCGACTGCGCCATCATGGGGTTCGGCGTCAAAGACGTGGTTGATGAGTTCCAGAATATGCGCAGATTTACGCGTGGCCCCAGTGACCATACCGTCGGCGTGGCCGTGCGCGAGCATAAGTGCTGCAAAAACATGGCGGTCACGCGCGGCCAGGCGGTGCACGTCTTGGGCGTCAAACCCCTTGCGTTGCAGGCGTTTGTAAAGGAAGTCCTTGTAGGTTTCCAAATGTGGCGTCGTGGCGGCGTTGATGATTTCCAGTTCTTCGAACGCCTCGGCCAGACCTTCGGCGGTCAGCTTTTGCTTCACATCATCTGCCCGCCCGACAATCAGCGCCTTACCCATGCCAGAACGCTGATACATGACTGCGGCCCGCAGGACGCGCGGATCATCGCCTTCGGCGAACACGACGGTGGACTGGTTTGCACGGGCGCGGGCGTTCAGGCCGCGCAGGATCGTTTGGGTCGGGTCCATGCGGGATTTCAGCGAAAGCTCGTAGGCATCCATATCAACAATGGGCCGCCGCGCGACACCGGTTTTCATACCGGCACGCGCCACGGCCGTAGGAATGCGGTGGATCAGGCGGGGATCGAAGGGCGTGGGAATGATATAATCGCGTCCGAAAGTCAGCTTTTTGCCATAAGCCATCGCCACTTCGTCTGGCACATCTTCACG
This window harbors:
- a CDS encoding ribokinase is translated as MAIWNLGSINADIVYRVPHIPAPGETLSSNSRQMFLGGKGTNMSVAAARAAAHVHHIGAVGEDGRWAIDRLLEYGVDTRNIAVLDTETAQAIIMVDPQGENAIVLHPGANAEIPQVTLQAAMAEAQTGDWLIIQNETNLQRTAAEMGKKLGLKVAYAAAPFDADRVQAVLPYLDFLILNAIEATQLEQATGKPPGDLPVRDVIVTLGSEGSDWYGTSGKEHFAAIKVDPVDTTGAGDTFTGYVLAGLDRGMPMAQAIGQATKAGALMVTRHGTADVIPDLSEVQAFQP
- a CDS encoding NADP-dependent malic enzyme, translated to MPKNKLTREDALQFHMHPTPGKWEIQATVPMTTQRDLSLAYSPGVAIPCEEIAANPALAYDYTNKGNLVAVISNGTAVLGLGNLGALGSKPVMEGKSVLFKRFADVNSIDIELDTEDPEEFIKAVRLMGPTFGGINLEDIKAPECFIIEQTLKEQMDIPVFHDDQHGTAVICAAGLLNALHLSGKKIEEVKIVLNGAGAAGIACLELLKAMGAKHDNCIMCDTKGVIYQGRTEGMNQWKSAHAANTTARSLDDAMKGCDVFLGVSAKGAVTQQMVSNMAENPVIFAMANPDPEITPEDAHAVREDAIVATGRSDYPNQVNNVLGFPYLFRGALDIHARAINDEMKIACAEALAALAREDVPDEVAMAYGKKLTFGRDYIIPTPFDPRLIHRIPTAVARAGMKTGVARRPIVDMDAYELSLKSRMDPTQTILRGLNARARANQSTVVFAEGDDPRVLRAAVMYQRSGMGKALIVGRADDVKQKLTAEGLAEAFEELEIINAATTPHLETYKDFLYKRLQRKGFDAQDVHRLAARDRHVFAALMLAHGHADGMVTGATRKSAHILELINHVFDAEPHDGAVGVTAVLHKGRIVLITDTLVHEWPDENDLADIAERGAAVARELGLEPRVAFLSFSTFGYPVSERAEKMHKAPKVLDDRKADFEYEGEMTVDVALNAAAQENYPFQRLTGPANVLVVPARHSASISVKLMQEMAGATVIGPILSGIGKPIQICSTVSTVNDILNMAVIAACKVD